In the genome of Methylophaga nitratireducenticrescens, one region contains:
- a CDS encoding coiled-coil domain-containing protein has protein sequence MNQQRTEDTIIYRKIILVDSAGLGFVEIPIDHHAILLGKGNVGKSSILNAIRLFLLPENNFHKSQLKFGFRVPKKDAYYSNDEAYQHYFPSSRSFLIIEVQNYVGTHCQILHRSNNLGYGRIFTPFEFNRIRHLFWELGNDDQGIGRAVDDLSVNSLTATLKKMSSHTQIASDPSKIKKLIYGTGDFLDPEAIRYALFPLLKPDDASIESLRALVLLLFEMNAGNKTVTTAIANIMEAGKKRDEDVLDFNIDAFFTKHDELKKEEARLTRIKNAQPAFQSLKASYSRYMQLQDLEARYQSFEKAVSEAESRLASERQSNDKVYESCKQTKLSADIYRQELADKRTGLKELLRADKALQIDSTRALKTYEQIRLEFPDDISDSDILDNLIADKQDKTEDIEALLNSEKNIQRRQHLEKKLSEKRAQYERLILSKENGAFRISEQINSQVQSVLAAVNKGLILANPNRALTTDEIDKLTQFSSLFTESNETYQFFDRNFQKQNAAVDIDEQRDISELKAEIVSYEKSLKSITVENDQNPLLKKKQLQDLQKQLEKTIADLEVVQHIGFHRKQMSDVSKRVEQNTKLLQETEQDLEKANTEFNNALSKLNDAKQDSEKIKSKSSNLILIKGRLKTLANRYPRLLEGEALPNELIEISIDLVNVFEEQLQLFDKLKVEVLSTLKDMHHERLFSFREILETPDDGIIMRAVQELSRVFDELPEQEAFLRARIHEHNESVASYTKILRDTSDYIARFENSLNRSFASVQINDLEKVEVNISVHPKFRNLIGEIVKLNIHGEQLPSEQFYDRLRVFVDEFFRDEESRLTMDKILTALSYKTQKRNESSMQAKEQSTSTTELINFQLVQVLLDRMTVNGMRVQMPLVYDEIANVNLDQFDWLLPHLEDNGFSLFSASTYSASSELIHKVGRFIEIGSTRTGRPYHQGRDIVCWNSEEGFEHAEASYLTGLELAEQTDWLEDD, from the coding sequence ATGAATCAACAACGGACTGAAGATACAATCATTTATAGAAAAATTATTCTTGTCGATTCGGCAGGGCTTGGTTTTGTTGAAATACCAATTGACCACCATGCCATATTATTAGGCAAAGGTAACGTTGGTAAATCGAGCATCCTCAATGCCATCCGGCTGTTTTTACTTCCAGAAAATAATTTTCACAAAAGTCAGCTCAAGTTTGGTTTCAGAGTGCCTAAAAAAGATGCCTATTACTCGAATGATGAGGCATATCAACATTATTTTCCGAGTAGTAGAAGTTTCTTAATTATTGAAGTGCAAAACTACGTTGGCACCCATTGCCAAATTCTCCACCGAAGTAACAATCTCGGCTATGGTCGGATCTTTACACCTTTCGAATTTAATCGTATTCGCCACCTTTTCTGGGAGCTTGGCAATGATGATCAGGGTATTGGCCGAGCAGTAGACGATTTATCAGTAAATAGCCTCACAGCAACATTGAAGAAAATGTCATCCCATACGCAAATCGCAAGTGATCCTTCTAAAATAAAGAAACTCATATATGGCACTGGAGATTTTTTGGATCCAGAAGCCATTAGATATGCATTGTTTCCATTGCTTAAACCTGATGATGCCAGTATTGAATCGTTAAGGGCGCTTGTTTTACTCCTTTTTGAAATGAATGCCGGCAACAAAACAGTCACTACTGCAATTGCTAATATCATGGAAGCCGGTAAGAAGCGTGATGAAGATGTACTGGACTTTAATATCGATGCTTTTTTTACTAAGCATGATGAACTGAAAAAAGAAGAGGCTAGACTTACTCGTATCAAGAATGCCCAGCCAGCCTTTCAATCGCTCAAAGCAAGTTATAGCCGCTATATGCAGCTGCAAGATCTCGAAGCGAGATACCAATCTTTTGAAAAGGCTGTAAGTGAGGCGGAAAGCAGGCTGGCGAGCGAAAGACAGTCAAATGATAAAGTTTACGAAAGTTGCAAACAAACTAAACTGTCAGCAGATATTTACAGGCAAGAATTAGCTGATAAGCGAACAGGATTAAAAGAGCTTCTGCGTGCAGACAAAGCATTGCAAATAGATAGCACTAGAGCGCTTAAAACATATGAGCAGATCCGACTAGAATTTCCGGATGATATTTCTGATTCAGATATTTTGGATAATTTGATTGCTGACAAGCAGGACAAAACAGAAGATATTGAGGCGCTACTTAATTCAGAAAAAAATATACAACGACGACAACACTTAGAAAAAAAACTTAGCGAAAAGCGAGCCCAGTACGAAAGATTGATACTTTCAAAGGAAAATGGTGCTTTTCGCATCTCTGAGCAGATTAATTCTCAGGTTCAAAGTGTATTAGCTGCAGTGAATAAAGGATTGATTCTAGCTAATCCTAATAGAGCTTTAACGACGGATGAAATTGACAAACTTACCCAGTTCTCCTCGTTATTCACTGAAAGTAATGAGACTTATCAATTTTTCGATAGAAATTTCCAAAAGCAAAATGCTGCTGTTGATATAGACGAGCAAAGAGATATTTCAGAACTAAAAGCAGAAATTGTTTCGTATGAAAAGTCACTTAAGTCTATAACGGTCGAAAACGACCAAAATCCTCTGCTTAAGAAAAAGCAGCTTCAAGATCTTCAAAAACAGCTTGAGAAAACCATTGCCGATCTCGAAGTTGTTCAACACATTGGCTTTCATCGCAAACAAATGTCCGATGTTTCTAAACGAGTTGAGCAAAACACAAAGCTTTTACAAGAGACTGAGCAAGATCTGGAAAAAGCGAACACGGAATTTAATAATGCTCTCTCCAAACTGAATGATGCCAAACAAGACAGCGAAAAAATCAAATCAAAAAGTAGTAATCTGATTCTAATCAAGGGCAGATTGAAGACATTAGCAAATCGCTACCCACGACTACTTGAGGGGGAGGCGCTACCTAATGAACTGATAGAGATAAGCATAGACTTGGTGAATGTCTTTGAGGAGCAACTACAATTATTTGATAAATTAAAAGTAGAAGTTCTATCGACTTTAAAGGATATGCATCATGAGAGGCTCTTTAGCTTTAGAGAGATTTTAGAAACTCCGGATGACGGTATTATCATGAGGGCTGTACAAGAGCTCTCCCGCGTTTTCGATGAGCTGCCCGAGCAGGAAGCTTTCCTGAGAGCTCGGATCCATGAGCATAATGAGTCTGTTGCAAGTTATACCAAAATCCTTCGGGACACCTCGGATTATATAGCCCGCTTTGAAAACAGTTTAAATCGCAGCTTTGCGAGCGTTCAAATAAATGATCTTGAAAAAGTTGAAGTCAACATTTCAGTGCATCCCAAATTCAGAAATCTGATTGGAGAAATAGTAAAGCTTAATATTCATGGTGAACAATTACCATCGGAGCAGTTTTACGACAGGCTACGTGTGTTTGTTGATGAATTTTTTCGTGATGAAGAGTCACGCCTCACGATGGATAAAATTCTCACAGCTTTGAGTTACAAAACACAAAAACGCAATGAATCTTCCATGCAAGCCAAAGAGCAGTCTACCTCAACCACCGAGCTCATCAATTTTCAATTGGTTCAGGTATTGCTCGATAGAATGACCGTGAATGGGATGCGTGTGCAGATGCCATTGGTTTATGACGAGATAGCTAATGTGAATTTGGATCAGTTCGATTGGTTATTACCACACCTTGAAGATAACGGATTCAGCCTTTTTTCTGCTTCTACATATAGTGCGAGCAGTGAGCTTATTCATAAAGTTGGGCGATTTATTGAAATTGGTAGTACCAGGACTGGTCGTCCATACCACCAAGGCCGCGATATCGTATGTTGGAACAGCGAGGAAGGTTTTGAACATGCGGAAGCTTCTTATCTCACAGGGTTGGAACTAGCTGAGCAGACAGACTGGCTAGAAGATGACTAA
- the tnpC gene encoding IS66 family transposase, with translation MNFQSKPLPDDPTALKQMLVDLQVQLETEKRLNQTLRLRLQALLRQRFGRSSEKQQDTTQLDLLIEDTETAIAAIELPATEKPATQEVPRARKPLPAHLPRTVQQQAPASCDCPDCGKAMKAAGEEVSELLDVMPAQYRVIKIVRPKYSCKSCERIVQAPARERVIDKGMASSALIAQVIVDKYADHLPLYRQAERFKREGIDLDRSTLAGWVGRAGALLKPLVGAIREHVMAGHKLHADDTTAPTLKPGNGKTLTGRYWNYVRDDRPFSGKAPPAVWFQYSTSRKGQEPLQHLKGFKGVIQADAYAGYNLAVQRGITRAGCWAHVRRKFYEIAEATDSPVAREAIKRIEALYRIERSMNGRPPDERRHIRQQQAAPLMADFKAWLDSRLRECAKGSGLGKAINYARKQWESLVLYLEDGHVEIDNNAAERAIRPLALGRKNHLFAGSEEGGHYGAALYSILGTAKLNGIDPKAYLTAVLKRINNTPINQVEQLLPWNIDLSQPAVSEAV, from the coding sequence ATGAATTTTCAGTCAAAACCGCTGCCCGATGACCCCACTGCATTGAAACAAATGCTGGTTGATTTGCAGGTGCAGCTTGAGACTGAAAAACGCCTGAACCAGACCCTGAGGTTGCGTTTACAAGCACTGCTTCGTCAGCGTTTTGGTCGCTCCTCTGAAAAGCAGCAAGACACGACCCAGCTGGATTTATTGATTGAGGACACGGAAACCGCCATTGCGGCGATAGAACTGCCGGCAACAGAGAAACCGGCTACTCAGGAAGTGCCACGGGCCCGTAAGCCGTTGCCCGCCCATTTGCCCCGCACGGTTCAACAACAGGCACCTGCCAGTTGTGATTGCCCTGATTGTGGCAAGGCGATGAAGGCGGCCGGTGAAGAGGTGTCCGAGCTGCTGGATGTGATGCCCGCCCAATACCGGGTGATTAAAATCGTTCGTCCCAAATACAGTTGCAAGTCTTGCGAGCGTATTGTGCAAGCCCCAGCCCGGGAACGGGTCATTGATAAAGGCATGGCCAGTTCTGCCTTAATCGCCCAGGTCATTGTCGATAAATACGCGGACCACCTGCCATTGTATCGCCAGGCTGAGCGGTTCAAGCGCGAAGGCATTGATCTTGACCGTTCAACGCTCGCAGGTTGGGTGGGCCGGGCCGGTGCTTTACTTAAGCCATTGGTAGGCGCTATCCGAGAGCATGTGATGGCAGGTCATAAACTGCACGCAGATGACACCACGGCGCCGACCTTGAAACCGGGCAATGGCAAAACCCTGACTGGCCGTTATTGGAATTATGTGCGTGATGACCGGCCATTTTCAGGTAAAGCGCCACCGGCGGTGTGGTTCCAGTACAGCACGTCACGCAAAGGTCAGGAACCGTTACAACACCTCAAAGGCTTTAAGGGTGTGATACAGGCTGATGCCTATGCAGGCTATAACCTTGCGGTGCAACGCGGTATCACCCGCGCCGGCTGCTGGGCACATGTGCGGCGCAAGTTTTATGAAATAGCCGAAGCCACCGACAGTCCCGTGGCCAGGGAAGCCATTAAGCGGATAGAAGCCTTGTATCGTATTGAACGCAGCATGAACGGCAGGCCACCGGATGAGCGACGACATATCCGGCAACAACAGGCTGCGCCCTTAATGGCTGACTTTAAAGCGTGGCTTGATTCAAGACTGCGGGAATGTGCCAAAGGCTCAGGGCTTGGCAAGGCGATTAACTATGCCCGTAAGCAATGGGAGAGCCTGGTGCTGTACCTTGAAGACGGTCATGTTGAAATTGACAACAATGCCGCTGAGCGGGCTATCCGGCCGCTGGCGCTCGGTCGTAAAAACCATCTGTTTGCTGGCTCTGAAGAGGGTGGGCATTATGGGGCTGCGTTATACAGTATCCTCGGGACGGCCAAGCTTAACGGCATTGATCCCAAAGCCTACCTCACCGCTGTGCTCAAACGCATCAACAACACGCCCATCAACCAGGTCGAGCAATTGCTGCCCTGGAATATTGACCTTAGCCAACCAGCTGTGAGCGAAGCTGTCTAG
- a CDS encoding MbcA/ParS/Xre antitoxin family protein gives MSKIDQKLLARAVEVLGNERDALHWLQTPRSALNNQIPLKFIETYEGQQEVLDLLGRIEHGVFS, from the coding sequence ATGTCAAAAATAGATCAGAAACTACTTGCTAGAGCAGTAGAAGTTCTTGGTAATGAGCGAGATGCATTACACTGGCTTCAAACGCCGAGATCTGCTTTAAATAATCAAATACCGTTAAAGTTCATTGAAACCTATGAGGGACAACAAGAAGTACTCGACTTGCTTGGCCGGATTGAACATGGAGTTTTTTCATAA
- a CDS encoding E2/UBC family protein: protein MPLFLDEDYDALKERGVLFVEEEAQRFFVIQGYKLSDSVYKQDCCDVLIVIPSNYPQAGNDMFWTNPRLVRADGKAIPQTNEPGGGDNRIFQGKEFCRWSRHWNQGSSVWRPGKDNIVTILRRIDWALRRPNAQ from the coding sequence ATGCCCTTGTTCCTTGATGAAGATTACGATGCGTTAAAGGAACGGGGTGTTTTGTTTGTCGAAGAGGAGGCACAGCGGTTTTTTGTGATACAGGGCTATAAGTTATCTGATAGCGTGTATAAGCAGGATTGCTGCGATGTTCTCATTGTTATTCCAAGCAATTATCCTCAAGCCGGAAACGATATGTTCTGGACAAATCCCCGGTTGGTAAGGGCAGATGGAAAAGCTATTCCACAAACGAATGAGCCTGGCGGCGGGGACAACCGGATTTTCCAGGGAAAAGAGTTTTGCCGGTGGTCGAGACACTGGAATCAAGGTTCCTCTGTCTGGCGACCAGGTAAGGATAATATCGTTACTATATTGCGAAGAATAGATTGGGCGTTAAGGAGACCTAATGCCCAATGA
- a CDS encoding ATP-binding protein, giving the protein MQEDIERILTETPGLRGRQIAKKLGVDKKVVNSYLSKQKGEFVKDEDHCWYVAGAELQIKLNGDTWVNGLSFDNAIKRVGSPLEPGCKSVHFILPEGCRILLEAAARLLAISNQAALAGKDVIIDFSDCSSTLTYFDRMGFFDLLNPMISVKPDKPRTSRASIYHGNSESVYEFGEIDPHDLDENIPKRLKESFVHYAGVEYSQPAFTVLSELFGNVRDHSDSPIPGYIALQRYKGHDGRNPVAPHIQTIVSDSGRGITGTLMPILEKKYPDIYRKFDFSDPSSKPLLIKEVIEKGQISRVEDDGHGLGLKRSGDVAASYNATISVREDTFELKLSYKVGRLASTSYELDLPKMLGCHICFDFILATR; this is encoded by the coding sequence ATGCAAGAAGATATTGAAAGAATTTTAACGGAAACTCCAGGATTGCGTGGCAGGCAAATCGCTAAGAAATTAGGAGTAGACAAAAAAGTTGTCAATTCGTACCTAAGCAAACAGAAAGGGGAATTCGTAAAAGACGAAGATCACTGTTGGTATGTTGCTGGTGCTGAGTTACAAATCAAGCTTAATGGCGATACCTGGGTTAATGGTCTTTCTTTTGATAATGCAATCAAAAGGGTGGGATCACCGTTAGAACCTGGCTGTAAGTCAGTCCATTTTATTTTGCCCGAAGGTTGCAGGATATTGTTAGAGGCGGCGGCCCGTTTGCTCGCTATTTCCAACCAGGCTGCTTTAGCCGGTAAAGATGTAATAATCGACTTTAGTGACTGTAGTAGCACGCTCACATATTTTGACCGTATGGGATTTTTTGATCTTCTAAACCCGATGATTAGTGTTAAGCCTGACAAACCACGCACGTCACGGGCCTCAATTTATCACGGGAATAGTGAATCTGTTTATGAGTTTGGTGAAATTGATCCCCACGATCTTGATGAAAATATTCCAAAAAGACTAAAAGAAAGCTTTGTTCATTATGCAGGTGTGGAATACTCACAACCTGCTTTTACAGTTCTTTCAGAGTTGTTCGGTAATGTTAGGGACCACTCCGACTCGCCAATACCCGGATATATCGCTCTACAGCGTTACAAAGGGCATGACGGTCGTAATCCGGTTGCCCCCCATATTCAAACTATTGTCTCCGATAGTGGTAGGGGCATAACAGGCACTTTGATGCCAATCCTGGAGAAAAAATATCCTGACATTTACAGGAAATTCGATTTTAGCGATCCTTCCTCAAAACCGCTCTTGATCAAAGAGGTTATAGAAAAAGGGCAAATCTCACGAGTCGAAGATGATGGTCATGGGCTTGGCCTGAAACGGAGCGGAGATGTAGCAGCATCCTACAATGCCACCATCTCTGTGAGGGAAGATACTTTTGAGCTCAAACTATCGTATAAAGTAGGAAGATTAGCCTCGACCTCCTATGAGCTTGATCTTCCAAAGATGTTGGGATGTCATATTTGTTTTGACTTCATCCTTGCAACACGTTGA
- a CDS encoding condensin complex protein MksE — MNELQTEFDAVRASDSQQIYKALTAGKIISKYFYDDLKAEIKQSPLFTVIFNHLGHFKKLYQHIGFELVFDPDGDFFYVRDYDEGETEEADENAFRVQVALLIIGRFYSRSGRDLEGLIRPDMGLDETDFRILSDTEEYIDILQASRLPSDWIKVMDFLLERSFAHRLGEQRYILNPAALSFLSRLVTNYNQQVEIHEDFEKVSI; from the coding sequence ATGAATGAGTTACAGACAGAATTTGACGCTGTGAGAGCATCAGATAGTCAACAGATATACAAAGCACTTACGGCAGGCAAAATAATCTCTAAATATTTCTATGATGACCTCAAGGCGGAAATAAAACAAAGCCCGTTATTTACGGTTATTTTTAATCATCTTGGACATTTCAAAAAACTCTATCAACATATCGGATTTGAACTCGTATTTGATCCCGATGGTGATTTTTTCTACGTCAGAGATTATGACGAAGGTGAGACAGAAGAGGCTGATGAAAATGCTTTTAGAGTCCAAGTTGCACTATTAATAATTGGCAGATTTTACTCCCGTTCGGGACGAGATCTGGAAGGACTCATTCGACCAGACATGGGATTGGATGAAACAGACTTTCGTATCTTGTCTGATACAGAGGAATATATAGATATTTTGCAGGCTTCAAGATTGCCCTCTGATTGGATAAAAGTGATGGATTTTCTGCTCGAACGAAGTTTTGCTCATCGGTTGGGAGAGCAGCGATATATCCTTAATCCCGCTGCATTGAGCTTTTTGAGTAGACTTGTTACCAATTACAACCAACAAGTTGAAATACATGAAGATTTTGAGAAGGTGTCTATTTGA
- a CDS encoding helix-turn-helix domain-containing protein, producing MKILVRSPKDLGNAIRHARKAKALTQSELASKSGIWQETISKIENGVSSTKLDTVFDLFAALDLEIHIQERSKGNISQLEEIL from the coding sequence ATGAAGATACTGGTCAGATCGCCTAAAGATTTAGGTAATGCCATCAGGCACGCTCGTAAAGCGAAAGCCTTAACTCAAAGTGAGTTAGCCTCAAAAAGCGGTATATGGCAGGAAACAATTTCAAAAATTGAGAATGGTGTCTCGAGCACGAAGCTGGACACTGTTTTTGATTTATTTGCCGCTTTGGATCTGGAAATTCATATACAAGAACGCAGTAAGGGTAATATCAGCCAGCTAGAGGAAATCTTGTAG
- a CDS encoding multiubiquitin domain-containing protein encodes MSNEKSNRPELFIDNERYDWDKDTITGSELRELGSLPDDVEIYWKEPGNPDFPVENDTVVNLTQHPGPDRFSTQSVGSQAGA; translated from the coding sequence ATGAGTAACGAAAAATCAAATCGTCCAGAATTGTTTATTGATAATGAAAGGTATGACTGGGACAAAGATACCATCACTGGATCGGAACTCAGGGAACTGGGTTCGCTGCCTGATGATGTTGAAATATACTGGAAAGAGCCCGGAAATCCTGATTTTCCGGTAGAGAATGATACAGTTGTCAACTTGACCCAACATCCGGGACCGGATCGGTTTTCGACACAATCTGTCGGCTCACAGGCGGGGGCATAA
- a CDS encoding MarR family transcriptional regulator has protein sequence MKQIKILMRLLDFTDNDHPFGNKQGREVLLKLSDYIDEHSADIYEVSLEGIIATDASFPRESVISLAKMYKGEKGFYLTGQFSKDLLDNWHYAAIAKEQPLILKEDNGYKVIGPKPIGGAEELLNFIMKEGEVSTAKVVQKFGVSAQNASAKLKKLFATGLILGRKTVAESGGLEFVYRAIK, from the coding sequence ATGAAACAGATTAAGATTCTTATGCGCCTTCTCGATTTTACTGATAATGACCATCCCTTTGGCAATAAGCAGGGCCGAGAAGTCTTATTAAAGCTGTCGGACTACATCGACGAGCATTCAGCAGATATTTACGAAGTGTCATTGGAGGGGATCATTGCCACCGATGCCTCTTTCCCCAGGGAGAGTGTCATCTCTCTTGCCAAGATGTACAAAGGCGAAAAGGGGTTCTATCTTACGGGCCAGTTCTCCAAAGACTTGCTGGATAATTGGCATTATGCGGCTATTGCCAAAGAGCAACCGCTTATTCTGAAAGAAGATAATGGGTATAAAGTCATAGGGCCGAAACCTATAGGAGGCGCCGAAGAACTCCTTAACTTCATAATGAAAGAGGGGGAAGTCTCAACCGCAAAAGTGGTCCAGAAGTTTGGCGTTTCTGCCCAAAACGCCAGTGCCAAATTGAAGAAGCTATTCGCCACGGGCCTTATTCTAGGCCGTAAGACTGTAGCAGAGTCCGGTGGACTTGAATTCGTATATCGAGCGATCAAATAA
- a CDS encoding type II toxin-antitoxin system HipA family toxin translates to MGRRQHYIPLDVWISNRIVGQLIRESTGAISFIYDQRWLDWEHAFPVSLSLPLRKDRFIGARVIPVFENLLPDNDGVRKRLAERVGADGTDAFSLLSVIGRDCIGALQFLPQGSSQETSNQLEGTVLSEHEIEVLLGELEEVPLGLQKENDFRISIAGAQEKTALLFHNGEWSKPTGTTPTTHILKPQIGKLSNGMDLTHSVENEFLCLKLLKNFGLRTANTEIIAFGSRRALVIERFDRRWTADGRLIRLPQEDCCQALSIPPTRKYQSEGGPGIVEIMDLFRGSDEPTQDRMDFFMSTILFWAIGATDGHGKNFSLSLMPGGRYRMTPLYDVLTLQPSVDGKR, encoded by the coding sequence ATGGGCCGTCGTCAACACTATATCCCGCTTGATGTATGGATAAGTAACCGAATCGTCGGACAGCTTATTCGTGAAAGCACAGGCGCAATATCGTTTATATATGATCAACGTTGGTTAGATTGGGAACATGCTTTTCCTGTTTCTTTATCCTTACCTCTCAGGAAAGATCGCTTCATCGGTGCTCGGGTAATACCCGTCTTCGAGAACCTTTTACCCGATAATGACGGTGTTAGAAAAAGGCTTGCAGAACGTGTTGGTGCAGATGGCACTGATGCTTTCAGTCTGTTGTCAGTGATTGGCAGAGATTGTATTGGAGCATTACAGTTCCTTCCCCAAGGGAGTTCTCAAGAAACAAGTAACCAGCTTGAGGGTACTGTTTTATCAGAGCATGAAATTGAAGTCTTACTGGGCGAGTTAGAAGAGGTACCACTCGGGCTACAAAAAGAAAATGACTTTCGAATATCCATTGCTGGAGCCCAAGAGAAGACCGCTTTGCTCTTTCATAATGGAGAGTGGAGTAAACCCACAGGCACAACTCCAACAACACACATACTCAAGCCACAAATAGGCAAACTGTCGAATGGTATGGATCTCACCCACAGTGTTGAGAATGAATTTCTGTGTTTAAAACTCCTAAAAAACTTTGGTCTAAGAACAGCTAATACAGAGATCATTGCTTTTGGAAGTCGTAGGGCCTTGGTGATTGAACGATTTGATAGGAGGTGGACTGCGGATGGCAGGCTGATCCGATTGCCACAGGAAGATTGTTGCCAAGCACTCTCCATCCCACCCACGAGAAAATATCAAAGTGAAGGAGGTCCAGGTATTGTAGAAATAATGGACTTATTTCGTGGCAGTGATGAGCCAACGCAAGACCGGATGGACTTTTTCATGTCCACAATTTTATTTTGGGCTATTGGTGCCACAGATGGCCATGGTAAAAACTTTAGTTTGTCTTTAATGCCTGGCGGAAGATATAGAATGACACCGCTTTACGATGTCCTAACACTACAGCCATCAGTCGATGGTAAGCGTTGA
- a CDS encoding HesA/MoeB/ThiF family protein, with translation MNRPRLTLLGTQHEALVEYLEAHPDNHERGAIVLFRRLHISVEGLTDSDRYLAKEVIYFDATWINSSSPIHFDFKLAPLREVFRRCEEESLVFGFVHNHPQGKTTFSTKDDENELTLLTALKNRNGENITFVSMLWVNGGWEARIRTGTEQETAIPVRHTLVTSPPLQIFGYQDSSDEHSEVHARGAAAFGKPFVDKIKSLRVGIVGTGGTGSPLATLGARAGIGELVLIDDDELDRSNLNRVRGLGVKDVGDKKALKLKEYIDSIGLEAKVAACDAKIDEDPLALDALASCDVVFGCTDDFVGREVMNIALYAYAQTFIDLGLGGRILDDETGQPVLRYHFGRISTIMPEFGQCLFCQGVIRDVWVQTQLARRENPDITKKELKERYLEDGGEEAPGIGPFTSATADFALATLFDLIKPFRRYPLELRRDMFHVDFVKMELNSHQTKRDNECPYCEQHDFLLMKEQYRLRRPLLGKRDEYV, from the coding sequence ATGAATAGGCCTAGATTGACATTGCTTGGAACGCAGCACGAAGCGCTCGTAGAGTATCTTGAAGCGCACCCTGATAACCATGAAAGAGGGGCTATTGTTTTGTTTCGTAGGTTGCATATTAGCGTTGAGGGGTTGACCGACTCTGACCGCTATCTTGCTAAAGAAGTCATCTATTTTGATGCTACATGGATAAACAGCAGTTCCCCAATTCATTTTGACTTCAAACTCGCCCCTTTAAGAGAAGTTTTCAGACGTTGTGAAGAAGAAAGTCTTGTGTTTGGTTTCGTACATAATCATCCCCAAGGGAAAACCACATTTTCCACTAAGGATGATGAGAATGAACTTACGCTTTTAACGGCGCTAAAAAATCGCAATGGTGAGAATATCACCTTCGTTTCGATGTTGTGGGTGAATGGTGGATGGGAAGCCCGTATTCGGACAGGCACAGAACAGGAAACTGCTATACCGGTTAGGCATACGCTTGTAACTTCTCCGCCATTGCAGATATTCGGCTATCAGGACAGTAGTGACGAGCACTCTGAAGTCCATGCGCGGGGCGCTGCTGCTTTTGGCAAGCCCTTTGTAGACAAAATCAAGTCGCTTCGTGTCGGTATTGTCGGAACTGGAGGGACAGGTAGTCCTCTTGCTACTTTGGGGGCTCGGGCCGGTATAGGTGAACTGGTATTGATTGACGATGATGAACTGGATCGAAGTAATCTAAACCGTGTCAGAGGACTAGGTGTAAAAGATGTTGGAGATAAGAAAGCCCTCAAGTTAAAAGAGTATATTGACAGCATCGGATTGGAGGCCAAAGTTGCAGCCTGTGACGCTAAGATTGATGAAGATCCCTTGGCACTGGATGCACTGGCCAGTTGTGACGTGGTATTTGGCTGCACTGATGATTTTGTCGGAAGAGAAGTGATGAATATCGCTCTCTACGCTTATGCCCAGACTTTTATCGATCTTGGCCTAGGGGGCCGCATCCTTGATGATGAAACTGGACAGCCTGTTCTCCGCTACCACTTTGGGCGTATCAGTACGATTATGCCTGAGTTTGGACAATGCTTGTTTTGTCAGGGTGTCATTCGTGATGTATGGGTTCAAACTCAGCTTGCGCGGCGAGAAAATCCCGATATAACAAAAAAAGAGCTAAAGGAAAGATACCTTGAAGATGGCGGTGAAGAGGCTCCCGGTATTGGCCCCTTTACCAGTGCTACGGCAGATTTTGCACTTGCCACTTTATTTGATCTGATCAAACCTTTCAGGCGCTATCCCCTTGAATTACGAAGGGATATGTTTCATGTGGACTTTGTAAAAATGGAACTCAATAGTCATCAGACAAAACGGGACAATGAATGTCCCTATTGTGAGCAGCACGATTTTCTATTGATGAAAGAGCAATACCGGTTAAGACGTCCTTTGCTAGGAAAGCGTGATGAATATGTTTAA